The window TGGTGCAGCTGTACTGCGCCTTCCTCGTGCTTAACATGCTGATCACGCAGCAGCTGCGCCCGCTCGGCGGCGCCAATCCGCTCACGCCTTTCGTGTGGGTGGTGATCGTGGTCTCGCTGCACAAGGGTGTGTTCCATGCCGAGGCGCTGCGCGCGGGCATCGAGGCCGTGCCGCGCATCACGCTGGAGGCGGCGCGCTCTCTCGGCTTCTCGCAGCGGCAGTTGCTGGCCCGGGTCGAACTGCCGCTGGCCGTGCGCTTCGCCCTGCCCTCGCTGGTCAACAACCTGATCGACCTGGTGAAGATGACGGCCGTGGCCTCGGCCATCGCCGTGGGCGACGTGACCTACGAATCGATCATGATCTGGACGCAGCGCGACAACGTGCTCGAACTGCTGCTGTTGATCCTGCTGTATTTCGGCCTGTTGACCTGGCTCGTGAGCCTGGCCGGCCGCTGGCTGGAAGAACGCTGGAGGATGCCCGGTTATGGCCAGTGAACTCACCCTGAACCCTGCGACCACCGCAGACCCCGCAGATGCTGCAAGCCCATGGCGCAGCCCCTGGGTGTTGACGGCGCTGTGCGTGGCCGCGGTGGTTGCGTTCTGGACGGCCACCGGCAGCACGCCCGTGGTCTTCGCCCACCTGTGGAAATGGCTGCCGGTGATGCTGCGCGGCCTGCTGGTCAACATCGAAATCAGCGTGCTGGCCATGGCGCTCGGCACGCTGGTGGGTTTGCTCATTGGCGCGCTGTCGCTGTCGCCTTCCAAGGCCTTGCGCACGGTCACGCGCTGGTACGTGCAGGCCTTTCGCAATGCGCCGATCCTGGTGCTGATCTACTTCACAACCTACGTGTTTCCTTTCGAGATCCAGCTGGTGTCGTGGACCTTTCCGTTCCCCGACTGGATCAAGGTCGTGCTCGGCCTGGCGCTGCCGGCCAGCGCCAATGTGGCGGAAATCTTCCGCGGCGCGATCCAGTCGATCCCGAGCGCGCAGTGGGAAGCCGCGCAGTCGCTGGCTTTTCGCCGCCGCGAGATCTTCCGCCTGATCGTGCTGCCGCAATGTGTGCGCCGCATGTTGCCGCCGTGGATGAACCTGTATGCCAGCATCACCATGAGCACCTCGCTGGCCTCGCTGGTCGGCGTGCACGACGTGGTGGACACGGCGCAGATCGCCAGCAACACCGTGGCCCGCACCGACTTCACCATCCTCGTCTACTTCACGTTGCTGACCTTGTTCTTCGCCTATTGCTACCCGATCGCCCGCGCCACGCGCGTGCTGGAACGCCGCCATGACCGCTTCTGACGCCTATCTCGCCACACTTGCCCTGAAGAAGGAACCGCCACTGGTCGCGCTGCACGACGTGCATTTGTCCTTCGGTGCCAATCAGGTGCTCAAGGGCATCGAAGTGGAAGTGCGCCGCGGCCAGGCCGTGTCCATCATCGGGCCCTCCGGTTCGGGCAAATCGACCGTGCTGCGCTGCATCACCGGCCTGCTGCGGCCGCAGCGCGGCAGCATCCGCGTGGGCGACACCCAGGTGGATGCGCTGCGCACCGAGGCCGAACTCATCGCGCTGCGCAAACGCGTGGGCTTCGTGTTCCAGCAGTACAACCTGTTTCCGCACCTCACCGTGCTCGAGAACCTGGTGATCGCGCCCACACGGGTGGCCGGCCGGGACCGCGCCGCCGCCGAACGCGAGGCCCGGGTGTTGCTGGAGAAGGTGCGGCTCGGCCACAAGGAAAAGGCCTATCCGGGCGAACTCTCCGGCGGCCAGCAACAACGCGTAGCCATCGCCCGTGCACTGGCGATGCAGCCCGAACTCATGTTGTTCGACGAGGTGACGTCTGCCCTCGACCCTGAGACCGTGGGCGAGGTGCTGACCGTCATCCGCGACCTCGTGAACGACGGCCTGACCTGCGTGCTCGTGACGCACGAGATGCGTTTCGCCGAGGAGATCAGCGACGAGGTGTATTTCACCGAAGCCGGCCTGATCGTCGAACACGGCCCGGCCGCACGCATCTTCGGCGACCCGGCCAGTGAACGCACCCGCGCCTTCCTGCACCGCGCCCTCGGCGAAGGCAGCCGCAACCGGCCTTCACCCGTGCTGTTGCCCGATCCGCCGGTGGCCTTCAGCCGCGCGCGCTTTGCACTTTGACATTTTTCGCATTGAATCTCTCCACACCCAGAAACCAGGAGCCCCCATGACCCAGACCATCGCAACCTCCGTGGCCCAGCAGCGCCAGGCCGCCGTCGCCGAAGCCTTGGCCGACATCCGCCAGACCCTGGACCGTCACCCGATCGACCGCGCCACGCTCGCCGTGGTCACCACCCGCCTCGAACGCCTGGCCGCGCAGAAGGCGCTGTTCAGCCGCGCCGACTTCCCGCCGCCGGCCGCCAGCCTGGGCGTGGGTGCCTCCACGCGTTACCGGCTCAACGCCGGCGACGGTGATGAAGGCCTGGCGCTGTACCTGAATTCGATCAACCCCGGCAAGACCACGATTCCGCACAACCACACGACCTGGGCCGTGATCGTGGCCGTGGAGGGCCAGGAGGAGAACCGCGTCTACAGCCGCAGCGACGACGGCAGCAACCCGGACCATGCCCAACTCGCCCTGGTGCGCGAACTCACCGTGCAGCCCGGCACCTCGATCGCCTTCCTGCCCGAAGACATCCACAGCATCCACGTCGTCGGCGACCAGCCCACGCTGCATTTCCACCTGTACGGCAAGCCGCTCGAAAGACTCTCGGGCCGCATCGGCGTCGAACTCGAAACCGGCCGCGTGGTGAACTACAACGCCACGCAATTCAAGCAGAGCGAGGTGGCGGCATGAGTTCAGGCAGACCCGTCGGTGCCGCAACCCGCCTGCTGCACGCCGGCGCGCCCGCGTTGCGCGATGGCTCGGGCCCGGTCAACGTGCCCGTGGTGCGCACCAGCACCGTGCGTTTCGAAAACACCGCGGCCCATGCCGACTACCACCACCGCCGCGCGGCCGGCGAACGCATCGCCTCCTACGGACGGCACGGCCTGGATACGCACCGCGCGCTCGAAGACGCGGTGACCGACCTCGAAGGCGGCCACCGCGCCTTCCTCGCGCCATCCGGCCTGGCCGCGATCTCGCTCGTGCTCTTGGCCCTGCTGTCGCCCGGCGACCACGCGCTCGTGGCCGACAGCGTGTATTCGCCCGTGCGACGTGTGGACCAGACCCTGCTGCAGCGCCTGGGCATCACGCTCGAATACTTCTCGCCGGGCCAGGACGACCTGGCCGCGCTGATCCGCCCGAACACCAGGTTGCTGTACCTCGAGTCGCCGAGTTCGCTGCTGTACGAAGTGCTCGATCTGCCCCAACTCACCGGCATCGCACGGGCTCGCGGTGTGACCGTGGTGGCCGACAATACCTGGAGCGGCGGCTGGTTCTACAAGCCGCTGGCACTCGGCGCGAACATCTCGGTGCAGGCCGCGACCAAATACATCGCCGGCCATTCCGACGTGATGCAGGGCGTGGTGGTGGTCGACAGCCCGGCCCTCGCCGCGAAGATCGGCACCACCCACGAAGCCCTGGGCCTGGCCATCGGCGCCGACGACGCCTACCTTGCGTTGCGCGGCCTGCGTACGCTGCCCGTGCGGCTGGCCCAGCACCAGCGCCATGCAACGCAGGTCGCGCGGTACCTGCAGCAACATCCACAGGTGGCGCGTGTCTTCTACCCCGCCCTGCCCGAAGACCCGGGCCATGCGCTGTGGCAACGCGACTTCAGCGGTGCTAGCGGCTTGGTGTCTTTCGCGTTCCGTGAGGCTGACGAGGCGGCGGCGAACCGATTCGTCGATGCGCTGGCCTACTTCGGCATCGGTGCGTCATGGGGTGGTTATGAAAGCCTGGCGCTCGTGGCGCAACCCGAGCGGCTGCGGGAACACAGCTATTGGGCCGGAACGGCGCCGGTGGTGCGGCTGCATGTGGGCTTGGAGGATCCACAGGACTTGATTGCGGATCTCACGCAGGCGTTTGGAAAGGCCGAGGTGGCCCGGGAGGGGCAAGTTGGGAAGAGGCCATTGGCCGTGGCTTAAAGCAGCCCTAGCGCTCAGATTTCCGAAGACCTGGAGCGCGTCAACGCCGCAGGCCAGGGCGGGCAACTCAACGCTGCCGCACCACGCCGACCGGCACCTCGGCCACCGAAGCCCACTGCGACCCGTCGAACCACGCATCCCCGGCCAGATAGGCCCGCAGCATCGGCAGCGCATCCAGCCCCCAGAACAGCTTGCCGTCCACCAAGAAGCTCGGCACGCCGAAGATACCGGCCTGGGCCGCGGCCTCGGTGGCGCCGCGCAGTTGTTGCTTGACCTCGGCACTGTCCGGGTCGCGGCTCGGCTGGAGCTCCGCACGCAGTGCGGCCAGCCGTGCGGCATCTGCCGCATCGGCACCACCCTGCCACACATGGCGGAACACCGTGGCGCACACATGGCGGTTCGGCTCGCCCTGCGCGTCGCAGGCCAGGGCCAGGCGCAGCAGTGCCAGCGGATTGAACGGATGCTGCGCGGGTAATTGCATGGGCACGCCATGCTGCTGCGCAAGCCACAGCACCTGGCGGTACAACCAGTCGCGTTTGGCGGGGATTTCCGCCGGCCCCTTGTTGCCATGGTGTTGCAACAGGCCGGCCAGCAGCACTGGCCGGTGCACCACGCGGTAGCTCAGGCCGGCGAGTTCCTGCGGCAGGCGCTCGAACGCGAGATAGGCATAGGGCGAGATGAAATCGAGATGGAAGACGATCTCTTTCATCGCGTGCGTCCGTCAGGCCTTCTGGGCGTAAGGGTCCTGCACCACGTCGGCGATTGGCGCGAGCGTCAGCGCTTCCAGATCCTGCGGCTTCAACTCGAACACGCTGTGCGGATGACCGGCCGCGGCCCAGATGGTGCCGAAGCGGAACAGCTCGCGGTCGATCAGCGTCACGGGCATTTCCACATGGCCGACCGGCGCGACGCCGCCGATGGTGAAGCCGGTCTTGGCTTTCACGAATTCGGCGTTCGCACGGTCCAGCCCGCCCACGAGTGCGGCCACCTTCTTCTCGTCGACACGCCGGTCGCCCGAGGTGATGACCAGCACCGCGGCGTTGTCGAGCACGCGGCGGAAGATGATGCTCTTGGCCACCTGGCCGACTTCGATGCCGAGCGCGTCGGCCGCCTGCTGCGCGGTGCGCGCCGCATCTTCGAGCATCACCGGCGTGTGGGGATGGCCCGCGGCTTCGAGCGCCTTGACGACACGCTGCACGCCTTCGGGCAGGGAATGGAGTTCGGCTCCGCACATAGGATCTTCGGCCTCTTGAATGAATGGCGGCCCGGATGGCCGCAGCGAACGATCTTAACGCCGGGCCAGGGACATGCGGCGGGTGGCACTTCGACAGGCTCGGTGCGAACGGAGGTTCATCTGCGCGAACAGGGTGTATCCGTGCGAACGAGGTTGATCTTGGTGCGAACGGGGTTGGCCTGCACACGTCGTGCTCAAGCCTCCGCCGCCAGACCGAGGATGGTGCCCACCAGCGCCTGCGCCCGCGGCACCAGGGTGTCGAGGTTGCAGTATTCGCCGTCGGTGTGCGCCTTGGCGCCGACCGGGCCGACGCCGCACAAGGTGGGGATGCCGAGCGAGGCCGTGAAGCCCGCGTCCGAGCAGCCGCCGGTGAATTCGCCTTCCACGGCGAAGCCGATCTGCGCAGCGCTGGCCTGGTAGCGCTTGAGCAGATCCTGGCTCCAGCGCGGCTCGAGCGGCAGGAATTCCGAGGTCTGCGCGACGGTGGCCAGCGTGCCCGGCACGCCCGGCGCGGCCACGATCTCGCGGATGCGCGCGAACAGGGCATTGCGCTGGGCCAGCGTGCAGAAGCGCACGTCGAGCTTGGCTTCGGCCGATGGCGCCACGGTGTTGCTCGACATGCCGCCGCTGATCAGCCCGACGTTGGCCGTGATGCCCGCCGCGTAGTCGGTCAGCGCATGCAGCGCCTGGATCTTGCGCGCCAGGGTTTCGATGGCGCTCGCACCGTCGGCATGGTTCATGCCCGCATGCGCCGCGCGGCCCGTGACCTGGATCAGGAAGTTGGCGCCGCCCTTGCGCTCCGTGACCAGGTTGCCGGTGACGCGGCCCGGCTCGGCGTTGAAGGCCGCGCGTGCGCCGCGCGCATGGGCCTCGATGGCCACACGGCCGCGGTGCGAACCGATCTCCTCGTCGGCGGTGAACAGGCCGAGCACGGGAAACGGCAGCGGCGCCAAGCGTTGCAGCGCCATGAGCACGAAGCACTGCAGCACCAGGCCGGATTTCATGTCGGAGACGCCGGGGCCGTAGCCCTTGTCGCCTTCCACGCGCCAAGGCCTATCGAGCACGGTGCCGGTGGGGAAGACCGTATCGCGGTGGCCCATCAGCACGACCGGCGCCTGCGTTGGATCTGCGCCGGGCAGGCGCGCGAGCAAGACGTCGCCGTCGACCGCATCGGGACGGTGTTCGGCCTCGATGCGTGCACCGAGCAGCCAGCCGCGCATGGCCTCGGCCACGCGGTCGGTGCCGACTTTGTCGTGGCTGTTGGAATCGATGTCGACCAGGGTGGCCAATGCGGCCTGCATCGCGCCACGCTTGTCGGCAAGCCAGGCCGTGGCCGCATCCACTTGCAGTGCGCTCATTGTGAAACCTCCGTGCTACGCACTGCGGTGCGAGCTTGCTTGAGGCGGCTCGGCGCGGCGCTCATGTACGCGCCTTGAACACGGCCGGGCCTTCCTCGGCCAGGTCCCAGAACAGGCCGGCCATGATGTGCAGCGACTCGCGCGTCACGTCGGCCAGGATGTGTTCGTTGGGCGCATGCTGCGAGCACGCCGGGTAGGAATGCGGCACCCACAAAGTGGGCAGGCCGAGGGTCTCGGAAAACACGTCGTTCGGCAGCGAGCCGCCGAGGTTGGGCAGCAGGGCCGGCGGCTTGCCGGTGCTGCGTTCGATCGAGGCCAGGCCCCAGCGCACCCAGGCGTCGTCCGGGTCGAGCCTCGTCGCGGCCATGTGCACGTCGGTGCCGCGCAGTTCCACGTCGTCGAAGCCGTGTGCGTCAAGGTGCGCGCGGATGTGCTTCAGGAACTGCGTCGGGTCGCTGCCCACCACGTAGCGCATGTGGCAGTGCGCGCGCGCCTCGGCGGGGATGGCATGCACCGGCATGGCCGGGTTGCCGGTGGTGAAGGCCAGCACTTCGAGGCTGTTCCAGCCGATCACACGTTCGGCCGCCGACAGGCCGGGCTCGCCCCAGTCGAGATCGATCTCCGGGTCGTTCACGTCGCCGCCGACCTCGATGTCTTTCAATGCGAAACGCACGCTCTCAGGCAGTTCCTTGGGCAGCAGGCCGGGCACGAGGATCTTGCCCTTGGCATCGACCAGGCTGGCAATGGCATGCGCCAGGCGGATGCCGGGGTTGCGCAGCAGGCCGCCCCAGTTGCCCGAGTGGTGGCCGCCTTCGCGCAGCTTCAGGTGCAGGTCGAAGTTGAACACGCCGCGCGAGCCGAGGAACATGGTGGCGCGCGATGCCGAAACACGCGGGCCGTCGGAGGCGATGAACAGGTCGGCGGCGAGCAGTTCGCTGTGCAACGCGCAGACTTCGTTCAGGCCCGGCGAGCCGGCCTCCTCGCCCATCTCCAGGATGATCTTCACGTTGTAGCCGAGACGGCCATTGCGCACCGCGAGCACCTGCTCCAGGGCCGTGAGGTTGATCGTGTGCTGGCCCTTGTTGTCGGCCGTGCCGCGGCCGTACCAGCGGTTGCCTTCGACCACGATCTCCCAGGGGTTCAGGCCCGCGCGCCACTGCGCGTCGTAGCCGCGCACCACGTCGCCGTGGCCGTAGGTCAACAGCGTGAAGGCGGCCTCGGGTTCGATGCGCTCGGCCAGCAGGAACGGGCTCTTGCCGGGCTCGGGGTTGTCGATGACGCGGCAGGTGAAGCCCAGCGCTTCGAGCTTGGGCGTGATTTCATCATCGAGGTAGGCGTGCAGGATCGGGCCGCTGGCGCTGTCCTGGCTTTCGGTGCGGAAGGCGACGCGGCGGGCCAGCGTCTGCTGGAAGCGCCCGTCGTCGAAGATGGCCAGCGTCTGTTCGATGGCTTGGTGGCGGCTCATGGAGATTCCTTCGAGGTGTGTTTTTGTGGAGTGGTTCAGACGATGGCGAGCGAGGCTTCGCGTTCGATGTCGGGAACGCCCAGGCCGGGCTCGGGCGTGAGCGCGGAGGCCAGCAGCATGCGGGTGTAGGCGTGTGCCGGCCGCGCGAAGATCTGCTCGCGCGTGCCGAGTTCGACGATGGCGCCCCGATGCATCACAGCCACGCGGTCCACCAGGTGCTCGACCACGCCGAGGTCATGGCTGATGAACAGGTAGGTCAGGCCGAACTCGGCCTTCAGGTCGAGCAGCAGGTTCAGGATCTGCGCCTGCACCGACACGTCCAGCGCGGAGGTCGGCTCGTCGCAGATCAGGATGTCGGGCCGCAGCACGAGTGCCCGGGCGATGGCCACGCGCTGGCGCTGGCCGCCGGAGAGCTGGTTCGGGTACTGGCTGTGGGTGCGCTCGGGCATGCCGACCAGGTCGAGCATTTCCTTGACGCGTTTCCTCTGCTCGGCGGCCGTGCCGACCTGGTGCAGGGCCAGCGGCACGCCCACGATGTCGGCCACGGTCCGGCGCGGGTTCAACGAGGAATACGGGTCCTGGAAGATCGGCTGGATGGCGCGCGCGAGCGCCTTGCGCTGGCTGGTGTCGATCTCCTGGCCGTTGATCAGCACGCTGCCCGACGTGGCCGGCAGCAGGCCGAGCAGCATCTTGGCCAGCGTGCTCTTGCCGCAGCCCGATTCGCCCACCAGGCCGAGCGTCTCGCCCTTGTGGATGCGCAGCGAGACGTTGTTCACCGCCTTGATCTCGCCAGGCGAGCGGAACAGGCCGCGCTTGAGTTGGTAGACGCGGTTCAGCGCGCAGAGTTCGAGGGCGATGGCGCCGTCCGCCGGCGCCGGGTTCATCTTCGGTTTCATGCGGCCTCCGCCATCAACGGTGTCTCGGCGCGGGCCAGCACACAACGCGCCGCATGGCCGCCGTTCAGCGCCACGTAGGGGGGCGTCTGCGCGCAGTCCGGCTGCACGTGGGCGCAACGGTTGGCGAAGGCGCAGCCCTGCACATCGCCCACCAGGCTGGGCACAACACCGGGGATGGCCTGCAGGTGGCTGCCGGGCAGCGTCTTGCCGCGCACCGGGATGCAGTTGAGCAGGCCGCGCGTATAGGGGTGCGTGGGGTGGGCGAACAACTCGCCCACGGGCGCGGTCTCGATCACTTCGCCCGCGTACATCACGGCCACGCGGTCGGCGATGCGGGCCACCACGCCGAGGTCGTGCGTGATGAAGACCACGGCGGTGCCGAACTCCTTTTGCAGCTCGCGGATCAGCCGCAGGATCTGCGCCTGGATGGTCACGTCCAGCGCCGTGGTCGGCTCGTCGGCAATGATCAGGTCGGGGCCGCACATCAGCGCCATGGCGATCATCACGCGCTGGCGCAGCCCGCCCGAAAGCTGGTGCGGATACTGGCGCAGGCGCTCGGCGGCCTGCGGCACGCCCGCGCGCTCCAGCAGGTGCACGGAGCGGTCGCGCGCCTGGGCGGCCGTCACCTTGCTGTGCGCACGCAGCGCCTCGCAGAGCTGGTCGCCGAGCGTGTACGAAGGGTTGAGCGAAGTCATCGGCTCCTGAAAAATCATCGCCATGCGGGCGCCGCGCAGCGCCGTCATCTCGCGCTCGGGCAGGGTCTGCAGGTCGATGCCGTCGAAGCGGATGTGGTCCGCCGTGCGCTGCGCCTTGCGTGGCAGCAGGCCCATCAACGCCAGCGAGGTCATGGACTTGCCGCAGCCGGACTCGCCGACCAGGCACAACATCTCGCCGCGGTTCACGTGGAAGTCGATGCCGCGCACGGCATGCAGCAGGCCGCGCTCGGTGGGCAGGTCCACGCGCAGGTTCTTCACTTCGAGCAAAGGCTTTTTCGTCATGTCTTGTGCTCCTTCAATTCCGGCCGTCGGGTGCCGTGAGATCGCGGATGCCGTCGCCGACCAGGTTGATGGCCAACACCAAAAGCGCCAGCACCACGCCCGGGATCAGGATTACCCAGGGCTGGAAGAACATGTAGGCCTTGCCTTCGGCCACCATCAGGCCCCAGGACGGCGTGGGCGGCTGCACGCCCAGGCCGAGGAAGGACAGCGTGGATTCGAGCAGGATCGCGTGCGCCATCTCCAGCGTGGCCACCACGGTGAGCGCACTCATCAAATTTGGTAGCAGCTCGCGCAGCAGGATGTAAGGCGTGGAGGCGCCCAGGGCCTTGGCCGCGGCGATGAATTCGGCGTCGCGCAACTGCTGCGTGGCCGAACGCGTGACGATGGCGAAGCGGTCCCACAACAACAGGCCGAGCAGGATGATCACCACCTTCAGCGAGCCACCGACGAGCGAGGCCATGGCCAGCGCCACCAGCACCACCGGCATGGCCAGGCGCGTGGTGATCAGGTAGCTGATGACCGCGTCCACACGGCCGCCGTAGTAGCCGGCCAGCACCCCGAGCGTGGTGCCGATGGTGCCGGCGATCACCGCCGTGACCAAGCCGATGACCAGCGACACGCGTGCGCCGTACAGCAGCCGGCTCAGGTAGTCGCGGCCGAGCTTGTCGGTGCCGAGCACGTGCTCCCAACTGCCCTTGTCGTGCCAGATGGGCGGGATCAAACGTTGCGTGACGTCCTGCGCGTAGGGGTCGTGCGGCGCGAGCCAGGGTGCGAACAGCGCGGCCAGCACGATGAGGCCGAGCATCACCGCGCCGATGGTCAGGCCGTGTTGTCCGAGCACACGGCGCAGCAGGCGGCGCCAGGCGGGTGTGCGCGGCAGGGCCAGTACCGGCTTGGCGGCCATTGTGGAAGGAGACAAAGTGGAAGCGTTCATAGCGATGCCTTATCGGGTTCGCATGCGCGGATCGAGCGCGGCGTTGAGCACATCGGCCACGAAGGTCAGGCCGATGTAGAACACGGCGATGATCAGCACCACGGCCTGCACAACGGGGTAGTCGTTGCGCGAGATCGAGTCCCAGGCGAGCTGCCCCAGGCCCTGCATCGAATACACGGATTCGATCACCACCGAGCCGCCGAGCATGAAGCCGAGCTCCACCGCGGCCAGCGCCACCACCGGGATGATGGCGTTGCGCAGCGCATGCTTGAAGACGACGCGTGCCGGGCTCAGACCCTTGGCGCGCGCGGTGCGGATGTAGTCGGAGCCGAGCACGTCGAGCATGCCGGCGCGCGTGAGCCGCATCATCGCCGGCATGGCGTAGTAGCCCAGCGCCACGGCCGGCAGCACGAAGTGTTGCCAGGTGGTGTTGCCCGCCACCGGCAACCATTTGAGCCCGACCGAGAACACGATGATCAGCGTGAGCGCGAAGAAGAAGGTCGGCATGGCCTGGCCGATCACCGCCACCATCAGCGACAGCCGGTCGATCCAGGTGTCGCGGTAGATCGCGGCCAGCACGCCCAGCGGGATCGCCACCACCACGGCCAGCAGCAGGGCGACGCCGCCGAGCTTGAGCGTGATCGGCAGGCGTTCGCCGATGAGTTCGACCACCGTGTTCTGGAAGTAGAAAGATCGCCCGAAGTCGAGCCGCGCAGCGGCACCGAGCCAGTCGAAGAACTGCGCGGTGATCGGCCGGTCGAGCCCGTATTGCACGCGGATCTTCTCCACGTCGGCGGCACTCGATTCCGGTCCGGCGATGGCGGTGGCCAGGT of the Rhodoferax koreense genome contains:
- the metC gene encoding cystathionine beta-lyase, giving the protein MSSGRPVGAATRLLHAGAPALRDGSGPVNVPVVRTSTVRFENTAAHADYHHRRAAGERIASYGRHGLDTHRALEDAVTDLEGGHRAFLAPSGLAAISLVLLALLSPGDHALVADSVYSPVRRVDQTLLQRLGITLEYFSPGQDDLAALIRPNTRLLYLESPSSLLYEVLDLPQLTGIARARGVTVVADNTWSGGWFYKPLALGANISVQAATKYIAGHSDVMQGVVVVDSPALAAKIGTTHEALGLAIGADDAYLALRGLRTLPVRLAQHQRHATQVARYLQQHPQVARVFYPALPEDPGHALWQRDFSGASGLVSFAFREADEAAANRFVDALAYFGIGASWGGYESLALVAQPERLREHSYWAGTAPVVRLHVGLEDPQDLIADLTQAFGKAEVAREGQVGKRPLAVA
- a CDS encoding ATP-binding cassette domain-containing protein, with the protein product MKPKMNPAPADGAIALELCALNRVYQLKRGLFRSPGEIKAVNNVSLRIHKGETLGLVGESGCGKSTLAKMLLGLLPATSGSVLINGQEIDTSQRKALARAIQPIFQDPYSSLNPRRTVADIVGVPLALHQVGTAAEQRKRVKEMLDLVGMPERTHSQYPNQLSGGQRQRVAIARALVLRPDILICDEPTSALDVSVQAQILNLLLDLKAEFGLTYLFISHDLGVVEHLVDRVAVMHRGAIVELGTREQIFARPAHAYTRMLLASALTPEPGLGVPDIEREASLAIV
- a CDS encoding ABC transporter ATP-binding protein, producing MTKKPLLEVKNLRVDLPTERGLLHAVRGIDFHVNRGEMLCLVGESGCGKSMTSLALMGLLPRKAQRTADHIRFDGIDLQTLPEREMTALRGARMAMIFQEPMTSLNPSYTLGDQLCEALRAHSKVTAAQARDRSVHLLERAGVPQAAERLRQYPHQLSGGLRQRVMIAMALMCGPDLIIADEPTTALDVTIQAQILRLIRELQKEFGTAVVFITHDLGVVARIADRVAVMYAGEVIETAPVGELFAHPTHPYTRGLLNCIPVRGKTLPGSHLQAIPGVVPSLVGDVQGCAFANRCAHVQPDCAQTPPYVALNGGHAARCVLARAETPLMAEAA
- a CDS encoding amino acid ABC transporter permease → MASELTLNPATTADPADAASPWRSPWVLTALCVAAVVAFWTATGSTPVVFAHLWKWLPVMLRGLLVNIEISVLAMALGTLVGLLIGALSLSPSKALRTVTRWYVQAFRNAPILVLIYFTTYVFPFEIQLVSWTFPFPDWIKVVLGLALPASANVAEIFRGAIQSIPSAQWEAAQSLAFRRREIFRLIVLPQCVRRMLPPWMNLYASITMSTSLASLVGVHDVVDTAQIASNTVARTDFTILVYFTLLTLFFAYCYPIARATRVLERRHDRF
- a CDS encoding amino acid ABC transporter permease — encoded protein: MIDGLLPGLVAALKPLGLNYAFALDASERAAFVRGLGITLQLCLLTIPGSLLAGVAIAAALTSGRPWLAQPARAFVEVTRNTPTLVQLYCAFLVLNMLITQQLRPLGGANPLTPFVWVVIVVSLHKGVFHAEALRAGIEAVPRITLEAARSLGFSQRQLLARVELPLAVRFALPSLVNNLIDLVKMTAVASAIAVGDVTYESIMIWTQRDNVLELLLLILLYFGLLTWLVSLAGRWLEERWRMPGYGQ
- a CDS encoding M20 family metallopeptidase, with protein sequence MSALQVDAATAWLADKRGAMQAALATLVDIDSNSHDKVGTDRVAEAMRGWLLGARIEAEHRPDAVDGDVLLARLPGADPTQAPVVLMGHRDTVFPTGTVLDRPWRVEGDKGYGPGVSDMKSGLVLQCFVLMALQRLAPLPFPVLGLFTADEEIGSHRGRVAIEAHARGARAAFNAEPGRVTGNLVTERKGGANFLIQVTGRAAHAGMNHADGASAIETLARKIQALHALTDYAAGITANVGLISGGMSSNTVAPSAEAKLDVRFCTLAQRNALFARIREIVAAPGVPGTLATVAQTSEFLPLEPRWSQDLLKRYQASAAQIGFAVEGEFTGGCSDAGFTASLGIPTLCGVGPVGAKAHTDGEYCNLDTLVPRAQALVGTILGLAAEA
- a CDS encoding 2-hydroxychromene-2-carboxylate isomerase — protein: MKEIVFHLDFISPYAYLAFERLPQELAGLSYRVVHRPVLLAGLLQHHGNKGPAEIPAKRDWLYRQVLWLAQQHGVPMQLPAQHPFNPLALLRLALACDAQGEPNRHVCATVFRHVWQGGADAADAARLAALRAELQPSRDPDSAEVKQQLRGATEAAAQAGIFGVPSFLVDGKLFWGLDALPMLRAYLAGDAWFDGSQWASVAEVPVGVVRQR
- a CDS encoding cysteine dioxygenase family protein gives rise to the protein MTQTIATSVAQQRQAAVAEALADIRQTLDRHPIDRATLAVVTTRLERLAAQKALFSRADFPPPAASLGVGASTRYRLNAGDGDEGLALYLNSINPGKTTIPHNHTTWAVIVAVEGQEENRVYSRSDDGSNPDHAQLALVRELTVQPGTSIAFLPEDIHSIHVVGDQPTLHFHLYGKPLERLSGRIGVELETGRVVNYNATQFKQSEVAA
- a CDS encoding YbaK/EbsC family protein → MCGAELHSLPEGVQRVVKALEAAGHPHTPVMLEDAARTAQQAADALGIEVGQVAKSIIFRRVLDNAAVLVITSGDRRVDEKKVAALVGGLDRANAEFVKAKTGFTIGGVAPVGHVEMPVTLIDRELFRFGTIWAAAGHPHSVFELKPQDLEALTLAPIADVVQDPYAQKA
- a CDS encoding M20 family metallopeptidase — encoded protein: MSRHQAIEQTLAIFDDGRFQQTLARRVAFRTESQDSASGPILHAYLDDEITPKLEALGFTCRVIDNPEPGKSPFLLAERIEPEAAFTLLTYGHGDVVRGYDAQWRAGLNPWEIVVEGNRWYGRGTADNKGQHTINLTALEQVLAVRNGRLGYNVKIILEMGEEAGSPGLNEVCALHSELLAADLFIASDGPRVSASRATMFLGSRGVFNFDLHLKLREGGHHSGNWGGLLRNPGIRLAHAIASLVDAKGKILVPGLLPKELPESVRFALKDIEVGGDVNDPEIDLDWGEPGLSAAERVIGWNSLEVLAFTTGNPAMPVHAIPAEARAHCHMRYVVGSDPTQFLKHIRAHLDAHGFDDVELRGTDVHMAATRLDPDDAWVRWGLASIERSTGKPPALLPNLGGSLPNDVFSETLGLPTLWVPHSYPACSQHAPNEHILADVTRESLHIMAGLFWDLAEEGPAVFKART
- a CDS encoding amino acid ABC transporter ATP-binding protein, giving the protein MTASDAYLATLALKKEPPLVALHDVHLSFGANQVLKGIEVEVRRGQAVSIIGPSGSGKSTVLRCITGLLRPQRGSIRVGDTQVDALRTEAELIALRKRVGFVFQQYNLFPHLTVLENLVIAPTRVAGRDRAAAEREARVLLEKVRLGHKEKAYPGELSGGQQQRVAIARALAMQPELMLFDEVTSALDPETVGEVLTVIRDLVNDGLTCVLVTHEMRFAEEISDEVYFTEAGLIVEHGPAARIFGDPASERTRAFLHRALGEGSRNRPSPVLLPDPPVAFSRARFAL